The DNA sequence TGCCTTCTTCGTTGGCGGGCAGGGTCATCTCCTCCGCCTCGTTCGGAGAGATCTCCAGATCGGGATTGGTCACGTCGTCGACGATCTTCTTGCGGGCGAACACCGCCAGAGAACCGGTGTCGCGGTCGAACCTGGCCCCGAGGTCTTCCTTGGTGCGAAAATACTTCTTGGCGGCGGCCGCGTAGGCGTCCTCCACCGCCTGAATGATGATGTCGACCTCGATCCCCTTCTCCCGGCCGACCTGTTCGATGGCCTGAAAGATCTCATTGCTCATTCGTGACGTCCTCTCCTCGCGAGCCTTGGAATTTGTTTCCTAGAGTTCGATCTCGAGCCGCGCCTTCGCCACCTGGTCGCGGGGGATATCTACGCGGTGCCCGCCCTCCAGCGTCATCCGGACCGATCCATCCACGAGCCCGTCCAGCCGTCCCTGGAAATTGCGTCGACCCTGAAGCGGCACGAGGGTCGAAAGGCGGATCTGCCGGCCCGCGAACCGCGCGAAATCGCGATCCGAGAGGAGAGGCCTGTCCAGACCCGGCGAGGAGACCTCGAGGGTGTACCGCCCCTCGATCGGATCCTCGACGTCCAGCTGCACGGAAAGCTGGCGGCTGACCCGGGCACAGTCATCCAGCGTGACGCCTCCATCCTTGTCGATATAGAGCCGCAGGAGCAGCCCCCCGGGCTCGCGCTTCATCTCCAGATGAACCAGTTCCATCCCTGCGAACTCC is a window from the Candidatus Dormiibacterota bacterium genome containing:
- the rimP gene encoding ribosome maturation factor RimP; amino-acid sequence: MAAEILDRVTTLAREILEFAGMELVHLEMKREPGGLLLRLYIDKDGGVTLDDCARVSRQLSVQLDVEDPIEGRYTLEVSSPGLDRPLLSDRDFARFAGRQIRLSTLVPLQGRRNFQGRLDGLVDGSVRMTLEGGHRVDIPRDQVAKARLEIEL